A single uncultured Acetobacterium sp. DNA region contains:
- a CDS encoding flagellin has protein sequence MRINHNIAALNTYNKLASNQATTAKSLEKLSSGLKINRAGDDAAGLAISEKMRGQIRGLDQASANSSDGISLIKTAEGALNETHSILQRMRELAVQSANDTNTDGDRAEIQKEVNQLNDEIDRISETTQFNTKNLLDGSMGAGVGTAVANVNSNTAVGSGTAAADLLTAITDKAGNNLGIQVGDVISISWVKDGATVTGSVTVSGASSMASIDAAITDGAAAYSGVNGVKYTAGTTGFAGAINGLTFSVKDSAGVTRAAATNTLSSFTETTQAANVRADGQATLQIGANTSQNMQVSIENMSTAALGTKGLQVGNQGQANVAITVIDSATQKVSAERSKLGAVQNRLEHTINNLGTSSENMTSAESRIRDVDMAKEMMDFTKNNILSQAAQAMLAQANQQPQGVLQLLQ, from the coding sequence ATGAGAATCAATCATAATATCGCAGCACTTAATACCTATAACAAATTAGCATCAAATCAGGCAACTACCGCTAAGTCATTAGAAAAACTGTCTTCTGGTTTAAAAATTAACCGAGCTGGAGATGATGCAGCCGGGTTGGCAATTTCCGAAAAAATGCGTGGACAGATCCGCGGCCTGGATCAGGCATCCGCTAACTCCAGTGACGGTATTTCATTAATAAAAACCGCAGAGGGTGCGTTAAACGAAACACACTCAATTTTACAGAGAATGAGAGAGCTGGCCGTTCAGTCAGCTAATGATACCAATACCGATGGTGATCGTGCAGAAATCCAAAAAGAAGTAAACCAGTTAAATGACGAAATCGATCGTATTTCCGAGACAACCCAGTTCAATACCAAGAACCTGTTAGATGGTTCAATGGGTGCAGGGGTTGGGACCGCCGTAGCAAATGTCAATTCAAACACAGCTGTTGGTAGTGGTACAGCAGCAGCGGATTTATTGACAGCTATTACAGATAAAGCTGGCAACAACTTAGGCATACAAGTAGGTGATGTCATCTCAATTTCATGGGTTAAAGATGGCGCGACCGTTACTGGTTCTGTCACTGTGTCTGGTGCATCTAGTATGGCCTCCATCGACGCTGCAATTACTGATGGAGCAGCTGCATACAGTGGTGTAAATGGTGTTAAATATACCGCAGGAACAACCGGGTTTGCCGGCGCTATCAATGGCTTGACCTTCTCGGTTAAAGACTCAGCTGGTGTAACAAGAGCAGCTGCAACCAATACTTTGTCAAGCTTCACTGAGACAACCCAGGCCGCCAATGTGCGGGCAGATGGTCAGGCAACCTTACAGATCGGTGCCAATACCAGTCAGAATATGCAGGTTTCAATTGAAAATATGAGCACTGCAGCACTTGGTACTAAAGGTTTACAGGTTGGTAATCAGGGTCAGGCTAATGTGGCGATTACTGTTATTGATAGTGCCACTCAGAAAGTTTCAGCAGAACGTTCTAAATTAGGGGCTGTTCAAAACCGTTTGGAACACACCATTAATAACTTGGGAACATCTTCTGAAAACATGACCTCAGCTGAATCACGAATCCGTGACGTTGACATGGCAAAAGAAATGATGGATTTCACCAAAAACAACATTCTTTCTCAAGCTGCTCAGGCAATGCTTGCACAGGCTAATCAACAACCACAGGGCGTCCTTCAGTTATTACAATAA
- a CDS encoding flagellin, which yields MRINHNIAALNTYNKLSANQATTAKSLEKLSSGLKINRAGDDAAGLAISEKMRGQIRGLDQASANSSDGISLIKTAEGALNETHSILQRMRELAVQSANDTNTDGDRAEIQKEVNQLNDEIDRISETTQFNTKNLLDGSMGAGVATSAANVNTNTAIGSGTLATTALQSLTDKAGNSLGIQSGDVISISWVKDGATVTGSVTVASGSTMADIDTAITDGAAAYSGVNGVKFTAGTAGFAGAINGLTFSVKDSAGVTRASATNALSSFTETTQAANVRADGQATLQIGANTSQNMQVSIENMSTAALGTKGLQVGNQGQANVAITVIDSATQKVSAERSKLGAVQNRLEHTINNLGTSSENMTSAESRIRDVDMAKEMMDFTKNNILSQAAQAMLAQANQQPQGVLQLLQ from the coding sequence ATGAGAATCAATCATAATATCGCAGCACTTAACACCTATAACAAATTATCGGCAAATCAGGCAACTACAGCTAAGTCATTAGAAAAACTGTCCTCTGGTTTAAAAATCAATCGAGCTGGAGATGATGCAGCCGGGTTGGCAATTTCCGAAAAAATGCGTGGACAGATCCGCGGCCTGGATCAGGCATCCGCTAACTCCAGTGACGGTATTTCATTAATAAAAACCGCAGAGGGTGCGTTAAACGAAACACACTCAATTTTACAGAGAATGAGAGAGCTGGCCGTTCAGTCAGCTAATGATACCAATACCGATGGTGATCGTGCAGAAATCCAAAAAGAAGTAAACCAGTTAAATGACGAAATCGATCGTATTTCCGAGACAACCCAGTTCAATACCAAGAACTTGTTAGATGGTTCAATGGGTGCAGGGGTTGCCACCAGTGCCGCCAATGTTAATACGAACACTGCTATTGGTAGTGGTACACTTGCAACAACAGCATTACAAAGTCTTACTGATAAAGCTGGTAACAGCTTAGGTATTCAATCTGGTGATGTCATTTCAATATCATGGGTTAAAGATGGCGCAACCGTTACAGGTTCTGTCACTGTAGCATCTGGATCAACAATGGCTGATATCGATACTGCAATTACCGATGGAGCAGCTGCATACAGTGGTGTAAATGGTGTTAAATTTACTGCCGGAACAGCCGGGTTTGCCGGCGCTATCAATGGTTTGACCTTCTCGGTTAAAGACTCAGCTGGTGTAACAAGAGCAAGTGCAACCAATGCTTTATCAAGCTTCACTGAAACAACCCAGGCAGCTAATGTGCGGGCAGATGGTCAGGCAACCTTACAGATCGGTGCCAATACCAGTCAGAATATGCAGGTTTCCATTGAAAATATGAGCACTGCAGCACTTGGTACTAAAGGCTTACAGGTTGGTAATCAGGGTCAGGCTAATGTGGCGATTACTGTTATTGATAGTGCAACTCAGAAAGTTTCAGCAGAACGTTCTAAATTAGGGGCTGTTCAAAACCGTTTGGAACACACCATTAATAACTTGGGAACATCTTCTGAAAACATGACCTCAGCTGAATCACGAATCCGTGACGTTGACATGGCAAAAGAAATGATGGATTTCACCAAAAACAACATTCTTTCTCAAGCTGCTCAGGCAATGCTTGCACAGGCTAATCAACAACCACAGGGCGTCCTTCAGTTATTACAATAA